In the Leptospira limi genome, one interval contains:
- a CDS encoding Lcl C-terminal domain-containing protein codes for MTQFQIWLSLLCLCVITFFSCKRSDLENLCDPKSDLYKNSLLLRYISFDESPHCGVVLKVNPPTYLICPPLIPKRNGTFFLEAFETDGNRLSFSSNPPLPPGVVFSFFSNSLEGTYNGWKANQVQFTITASNPKGSASCVYKPAWMGKTPPKTNITVCYDGSGNIDATCTVIPGQDGQLQKGINTSFVGPTLVSGVEITTDLVTGLVWTSCNRGRTGIGCGTVGTDTFTYSDAQTECTSLNAGSGFADRTDWRVPEMEEYLTTFDHTTENPSINSTYFPQTASFNYKSNTSNAANTGAFYPTYIQSSIGFGNYSDLHYLRCVATPRNTFIKRFIDQSDGTILDLDTALVWQKCTAGQPNVATCSGGTDSALQWSAAINYCQTLSLAGKTWRLPNATELISLKDYRFNFGTPGFNSLFFPNTASASFWSSSPVIGSPSTQAYVTDFGGSGGGPALKSDTTNRTRCVTDY; via the coding sequence ATGACACAGTTCCAAATTTGGTTATCTCTACTTTGTCTCTGTGTGATTACATTCTTCTCTTGTAAAAGGTCTGATTTAGAAAACTTATGTGATCCAAAATCGGACTTATACAAAAACAGTTTACTTTTACGTTACATTAGCTTTGATGAGTCACCTCATTGTGGTGTCGTTTTAAAAGTAAATCCACCAACCTACTTGATTTGTCCCCCACTCATACCAAAACGAAATGGAACCTTTTTTTTGGAAGCATTTGAAACAGATGGGAATCGGCTAAGTTTTTCAAGTAATCCTCCTCTTCCTCCTGGTGTGGTTTTTTCTTTTTTTTCAAATTCACTCGAAGGCACTTATAATGGTTGGAAGGCAAACCAAGTCCAATTCACAATCACAGCCAGTAACCCAAAAGGAAGTGCAAGTTGTGTTTACAAACCAGCATGGATGGGGAAAACCCCTCCTAAGACCAATATCACAGTGTGTTATGATGGTTCGGGTAATATTGATGCAACTTGTACTGTGATTCCAGGCCAAGATGGCCAACTGCAAAAAGGAATTAACACGAGTTTTGTGGGACCAACTCTTGTCTCTGGAGTTGAGATCACAACCGATTTAGTGACTGGTCTCGTTTGGACAAGTTGTAACCGAGGAAGAACAGGAATTGGTTGTGGAACTGTAGGAACCGATACCTTTACTTATTCTGATGCACAAACTGAATGTACTAGTTTGAATGCAGGTTCTGGATTTGCAGATCGAACGGATTGGCGTGTTCCCGAGATGGAAGAATACTTAACTACCTTTGATCACACCACAGAAAACCCTTCGATTAATTCGACATACTTTCCACAAACAGCCAGTTTTAATTATAAATCCAATACTTCTAATGCAGCAAATACAGGTGCATTTTATCCTACATATATCCAATCTTCGATTGGATTTGGAAATTATTCAGACTTACATTACCTTCGATGTGTGGCCACACCGAGAAATACATTTATCAAACGATTCATCGACCAATCCGATGGAACTATCTTGGATTTAGATACTGCTCTTGTTTGGCAAAAATGTACAGCAGGCCAACCCAATGTTGCTACTTGTTCAGGTGGAACTGATAGTGCATTGCAATGGTCTGCGGCCATTAATTACTGCCAAACTTTATCACTTGCTGGTAAAACGTGGAGACTTCCCAACGCTACAGAATTAATTTCACTAAAGGATTACCGATTTAATTTCGGAACTCCTGGTTTTAATTCTCTCTTCTTTCCCAATACTGCCTCTGCCTCATTTTGGTCTTCAAGCCCTGTCATTGGATCACCATCTACACAAGCATATGTGACTGATTTTGGAGGTTCCGGTGGTGGACCAGCTCTAAAATCGGATACAACCAATCGAACTCGATGTGTCACAGATTATTAA
- a CDS encoding Vgb family protein produces MLRNLTLFIFVIFLSHCTNGNISNNCDVGSDTFLSTLLFRISVQDKSYQCGYKINPPKIPACSLKYEETHLPENWTQVKQEVETQFALGSSGSETLVQYNLTSIATAVGTGTTAFQGALSAPNGNVYLLPYNSTKIVAINPKTKNYELAATVPGAVDFIGGTLGPSGIIYLSPHTNNTFYKFDTSNHTLASITSISMGGAAYNGGVFAPNGKIYYVPSGETTIRYYNTITGTIGSVATPVSGGIFANGVLTPEGKIYFIPHTATNIHILDTVTESVTTIPFSFGGAANYISGIYTPNGRIYIIPYNASTVYYVDTKDNNNVVNVGTIPSASSAMFNGVVLAPNGKLYPIPLNYANFLSIDSNSSEIKLLMANPSSNSYRGGVIGQTGEIYLSPHNANRFDLLDTKSNGSFCDSVRLSPYWNKF; encoded by the coding sequence ATGCTCCGAAATCTCACTCTGTTCATTTTTGTCATTTTTTTATCCCATTGTACAAATGGAAATATCTCTAACAATTGTGATGTGGGCTCGGATACTTTTTTAAGTACATTACTATTCCGAATCTCGGTACAGGACAAAAGTTACCAATGTGGTTACAAGATTAACCCTCCTAAAATCCCTGCCTGTTCCTTAAAATATGAGGAAACACATTTACCTGAAAACTGGACTCAGGTCAAACAAGAAGTAGAAACTCAATTTGCACTTGGTTCCAGTGGGTCAGAAACATTAGTACAATACAATCTTACTTCTATTGCGACGGCAGTAGGTACGGGCACAACTGCATTCCAAGGTGCTCTCAGTGCACCAAATGGAAATGTATACCTCTTACCTTATAACTCAACTAAAATTGTCGCGATTAACCCAAAAACAAAAAATTATGAACTAGCAGCAACTGTTCCTGGAGCCGTTGATTTTATTGGAGGAACCTTAGGTCCAAGTGGAATCATTTACCTTTCCCCTCACACCAATAATACATTCTATAAATTTGATACATCCAATCATACGTTGGCGAGTATCACGAGTATTTCGATGGGAGGGGCTGCCTATAATGGAGGAGTTTTTGCTCCCAATGGAAAAATATATTACGTACCAAGTGGGGAAACCACGATCCGGTATTATAATACAATCACAGGAACCATTGGTTCTGTTGCAACTCCTGTGAGTGGAGGAATCTTCGCCAATGGTGTGTTAACTCCCGAAGGTAAAATCTACTTTATTCCACATACGGCAACCAACATACATATCCTCGACACAGTTACAGAATCAGTCACTACGATTCCATTTTCTTTTGGTGGGGCTGCCAATTATATTTCAGGAATTTATACACCTAACGGGCGTATTTATATCATACCATATAATGCTTCGACAGTCTATTACGTAGACACAAAAGATAACAACAATGTTGTTAATGTAGGAACCATTCCAAGTGCGAGCTCCGCAATGTTTAACGGAGTCGTACTGGCACCCAACGGAAAACTCTACCCTATTCCCTTGAATTATGCGAATTTTCTCTCTATCGATTCCAATAGCTCCGAAATCAAACTGTTAATGGCAAATCCAAGTTCAAATTCCTACCGGGGTGGAGTCATTGGGCAAACTGGAGAAATTTACCTCTCGCCCCACAATGCAAATCGTTTTGATTTACTCGACACAAAATCGAATGGAAGTTTTTGTGATTCCGTCCGGCTTTCGCCTTATTGGAATAAATTTTAG